DNA from Halopiger aswanensis:
TCGCGGACCGTCTGGCCGACGCGTTCGATCCAGATCCGGTCGATGTTCTCGTACTCGAGAATCTCGAGGACGGTGTCCATGTGCTCGTTAAACGACTCGACGGCCTCGCGCTCGATCCGGTCGATCCGGGTACGCAGGTCCTCGAGTTCGTCGCGGATCTCCTCGCGGCGAGCCTCGAGGTCGTCCTGCTCCTCGAGGGCCGATTCGATCTCCTCGATCTCCTCGGTCGTCGTCTCCAGCTCCCGCTCGAGCCGCCCCAGCGAGAACTCGAGTTCGTTGGCTCGCTGGTTGAGTTCCAGCAGGCTCTCCTCGTCTCCGTCCTCGTTTTCCTCGGGTTCGGCCTCGGCCTCCAGCTCCGCCGCCTCATCCTCGAGGGCGTCGATCTCGGTTTCCAGTTGTTCCTGGCGCTCGGTTAGCTCCTCGAGACGGCCCTCGCGGCGGTCGATCTCGTTCTCGACATCGGCCAGCCGGTCACGGAGCTGGCGGCGTTTGCGTTCGGTCTGTTCGATCTCCCGGCGGTCGGTCCGCAGCGATTTGATCCGCTCCTCGAGATCGGTGCGCTCGCTGCGTTTCTGCTCCTGAAGCGAGCGCAACCGCTCGATCGTCCCCTCGATCTCACTGCGCTGGACCTCACTGCCGCAGGTCCAGCACCGCACCGTCTCCTCGTCCTCCTCCTCGAGGAGGGCGTCGGTGACGGTGCCGTCGGAACTCGACCCCGACGCGTCGTCGCCCTCGGCCAGTAACTCCCGGATTTCGGGGTGGGAACCCTCGAGCATCTCCTCGTTGAATTGGACGATGCTCTGAAGCTGGTTGACGACAGTGTCGATCGACTGGGACTGGCGCTGGAGGCGGTCGATCTCCTCATTGATGGCCTCCTGATCCATCGCGTCGGACTCGGAGAGGGCGTCGCGCTCGGCTTTGATCCCCTCGCGTTCTTCGCGCAGCGCCGCCAGGCTCTCCCGTTCGGTCTCGAGGTCGAAGCGGACGTCCTCGAGTTCGGAGCGGCGCTCGCGCAGTTCCTCGAGCTTTTCCTCGAGTTCGTCGGATTCGGCATGCTGGTCGTCGGCCTCGGCTTCGGTCTCCTCGATTTCGGCCTTGACCGCCTCGAGTTCGGCGCGTTTCTCCTCGATCTGGTTTTCGATGTCGGTGCGCTGGCGCTCGAGGTCGGGGAGGTCGCGTTTGAGTGACTCGAGGCGCTCGAGTTCGTCGGTGATCTGGTCTTTTTCGGCGGTCAGCTGGGCGATTTCAGCTTCGATTTCGTCGGTGTCGACCGGCTGAAGCATGATCTCGCGGAGATCTCCTTCTGTCGTGACCGTGCGTCGGGCCGGGTTCGACTCGAGTAGGAAAGCGAACAGTTCGGCCGGTTCCGGATCCTCGAGATAGGGGTCACCGTCGGTGACGACGGTGTTGCCGGCCCGTCGCAGCTGTCGTGTGTATGTTTCGCCGTTGAGCTCGAGTTCGACTTCACCTTCGTCGGCGTCGGCCTTGAGAGATGCCGATTCGCTCCCGAGAGCAGCCATAAACGCCTGCAAAAGCGAGGTCCGGTTGGTCGCGTTTCGCCCTGTGAGAACGGAGACTCCATCGTCGAGTTCGACGGTTGTTTCACTTATTCCGCCGATATTCCGCGCCCGTAACTGCGCCTTTTGAAAGAGGGAGTTCTGCGAAGTCATTGTAAGATTGATTCCTACTCGAGTAATAAAATTTCGGCGTTAAAAAGCGTTACCTGTAGGTCACTACCTAATTCTGCACCTCCTCAATTGGCACAGTTCGTTGAGATCTTGATTCGGTCTTTGGCGGTTATAGTAATTCACTGATTGTTCAATATACTCTCGGACGCTCGCCCGACTGCCAATTCACAAATTACGGAAGCGGTCTATACGTATCTTGAGGGTATGAAACCCTCTTCCATGAATTATCGGTCGGTATAGTTTATCGATTGATTAGTCAGATGGCCAAGTTGATCAATAAGAAACTTAGACCCGAAGAAATCGTGTTTCTCTCGGGTTTTCTGCAGTTACATAGTCACCATATTATTTATATATAATCAAATAATGAGACATCGAGAATCAACTTTGTCACCGAGTATTATTGCACTATTTAGCCAATATTACTCGCCACTGATCTTGACAGTGGTTCCGTCGACAGCGACCCGCAACGGCGACGCTGTCGGCGGGTCGCGTCCGCTGTCAGCCAGCCGATGCACCAGTTCCAAACCGCTCCGTAAGAGCGTTCAACGCCTAATTCAGCGAGAATCGTTGTTTCCTCCCGAAGCAAACAATCGGTCTGATGGAGATGGACGGCAAACGCCCTGATGGGCGTCGCTGTCCGCTCGTTCTCCCAAACTTCTTCTAGATCCACTTCGTAGCTCCCGCTAAGCAGGTTTGCGGGCATCCTAACCACTTCACTCAATGACCTGCTCGTTTCTCAAACTGGCTCGACTAGACATTGCCACAACATCGAATGTTCCGTCGATAACACTGATTACCCGTTGAAAATCCTTGACGACGACAACTATCGATCCCAAATGACCTATAATATATTTTATTAACCTATATTTTTACTATTTTTAAATAATTTTATATATGGAAAATACTTCTAAAGCGTGGCTAAAAGATCCCGCTGTCCGACACGGCTCACGCAAAATTAACGCAGCCCCGGTAACGTGCGTGTTGCTTGCGTCTCTCGTGAGCGGTACCCAAATCGGTGACTCGAAAGGGGACGGGCGGAATCACGAGTACCTCTGAGAACGATCGGCCGTGACCGATCGTCGGCTGCCAGTTCGAACACCGCTTGTTTTATTTTGGGAGCCACCAGTACGTCGGTAATGCCAAAAGATTGGCCAAGTCCCATCGCGACTGGACTAACGTGGGCTCGGGTCCTGTACGCCGAGTTTCTCACCGTTATCGTTATCTGCCTTCTGGCGATAGTAGCGTCACTACCGCTCGTGACCGTCGGGTCGGCCATTCTCGCGTCTGTCGACGTGCTGACGACGGTTATCACCCGTCGCGACACAGGTGCACCGCCTTCCGAGCGGGCCCGTGCTCGGCTGTTCGTCGAGGCATTCAAGCGGAACCTTCAGGCGGGGATGCCATTCAGTTTCCTCCTGATCGCGGTCGGCGGAGTGACGGCGTTTTACTACGTCGTTGGTGGGGCGCGTCAGCAGGGAGGGCTGCTTTTGCTTGCGCTCCTAGGGATGTACGGCGTCATCTGTATACTCGCGTTGGCGTATCGGGTCGGGAGTTTCCGGGCACGCACTTCATCGCCGCCGTCGACGGTCGACACACTTCGGATGGCCGGTCGCTCCTTCGCAACGCCCCTGTCATACACGGTACTTTGGCTAGTTTCCATCGCCGGACTCCTCGCGATTGCGACCGTCTCGCTGATACTAATTCCCTTGACGATGTTCGGTGTCCTCGCAGTCGGCGAGGTCGTCGCCTTCGAAGAGGTAGTGGGCGAGGGAGCAAAATCCGTTGCGCCTGAAACAGGTATAGAGCGGTAAAGGGGTCTATTACCCCTTCATGCCGCTGAGCGTCATGCCGCGGATGAAGTACCGCTGCGCCGAGAGGAAAACGGCTATCACGGGCAGCACGATGACGGCGGCGGCGGCCATCACTAGCCCCCACTCGGTGAAGTACTGATTCCGCACCGTGAACAGCGCTACCGGGAGCGTGTACATCGACCTGTCGCTTGCGATGATCAGCGGCCACTCGAAGTTCTTCCACGTGGTCACGAACGTGTAGATGCCGAGCGTGGCGAGTGCAGGCTTCGCGAGCGGGAGGTAAACCCTGTAGAACGTTTGGAACTCGTTGCATCCGTCAATCTTCGCGGCATCGCCGAGTGCGGACGGGAGATTCTTGAAGTGCTGGCGCAACAGGAATATCCCGAGGGGATTCGCGATCATCGGCGCGATCAGCCCCTGGTAGGTGTTCACCCAGCCGAGGTTAGACAGGAGAATATACACAGGGATGAGCGTCACCATCGCGGGGACCATTATCGTCGCGACGAAGAGCAAGAACAGCTTCTCGCGACCGACAAACTCGATTTTAGCCAGGGCATACCCGGCAAGGCTGTCGAACACGAGGTTGAACGCAGTAACGGTGCCGGCGAACAAGATGGTGTTGAGGAACCACCTGCCGACGGGCTGAGTCGCGAACAGTTCCTCGAAGTTTGCGAGTGTCACGCTCTGAGGAAGCAGCGAGACACCTCCCGCGGTCGGGTCCGCGCTCAGCGCAGTCGACACCATCCACCAGAACGGAAGCGACCAGAGCAGCGCGCCGAGCGTGACGGACCCGTACAAAAGTGTCGTCTTCGACCAGTACCGAATACCGGATCGCTCGTAGCCCGGATACTCGTAGTTCGATTTCGGCATCAGTAGCTCACCTCCTCTTGCTGTTCAAGACGGTACCGGAAGTAGCTGAACACGAAGACGACGGCGAAAAGCAGGAACGCCATCGCCGTCGCCCGCCCGAAACTGCTCTGGACGAACGCCGTCTCGTAGATCAGGACGACGATAGTCGTCGTCGCGCGGGCCGGACCGCCCTCCGCGAAGGCGAGAGCGATTCCGAACACCTGGAACGTCCCGATGATGGCGAGAACGGTCACGAAAAAGTGCGTGTTCCGAAGGTTTGGCCACGTCACGTGACGGATCCGTTGGAGTCCATTTGCCCCGTCGATCCGCGCTGCTTCGTACAGCTCGTCCGGGATGTTCTGGAGCCCGGCGAGATACAGTATCATGTTGAACCCGATCCCGCCCCAGAGCCCAATGAGCATCAGGGCACCGAGCGCAGTATCGGGGCTGTTCGCCCAGCCGTAAGCAAGCCCCAGCGGCCGGAGGAACTCATTGATGACGCCGTTCTCGGAGAGAACCCAGCGCCAGATGACACCACTCGCTGCTGCCGACAGCATCACCGGGAGAAAGTAGGCAGCGCGGTACACCTTCTTCCCGCGGATACGACTGTCAAGTGCGAGTGCCACAAGGAACCCGCCGACGATCTGGACCGGTACTACGACCGCCGTGTACAACACCGTGTTGCGCACGGCGAACCACCAGAGGCTGTAGGAAGGGCTGCTGAGCGACGCCCAGTCGTTCGCCCACGGCCACGGTTGGAGGATATCGGCGTAGTTCCCGACCGGGAGCCTGACTCCGTATATTTCCGTCCAGTACAGCTCGCCGGTTCCCAAGAACAGGTTCCACTCCTGAAACGAGAGCACGAACGCGTACACGATCGGCCCAAGCAGGAACATGGTGAACGCGACGACGTTCGGAATGACGAAGAGGAATCCGGCGAGGTTGTTCTCCTCGGTCGGCCGGTCGACGAGGTTGCTCAGCGCCGTCCGGATCGACGTCCCGAGGCGACTGGCCGACAGTTCGTCGGACTCTGACGGCGTGCTCATCGATTCTCACCGGTTCCCGATCCGTCCGTGAGAGCGTTCCCGCCCGAGTTCGACCGCGACCCGATGACGCCCGTCGCCGTCTCCTCGGTTCGAGTTCGGTTGAAGACGGTCTGGCCAGTCTCGCCGTCAAAGGCGTGGACGTGGTCCGCGGGGAGTGTGACTCGGACGCGGTCCCCTTCTCGCACGCGCTGTCCGCCTGCGACGGTCGCTACCACCTCGCCGAGTTCGTGGTCGAGATGAAGGACGTTCTCGTTGCCCATCGGCTCGACGATGCTTGCGGTGAACTCCGTCGTCCGTGGGCCTGGTTCCTCGGTGAGAACGACGTCCTCGGGTCGGATACCCAGCGTAAGCGAGTCC
Protein-coding regions in this window:
- a CDS encoding carbohydrate ABC transporter permease — protein: MSTPSESDELSASRLGTSIRTALSNLVDRPTEENNLAGFLFVIPNVVAFTMFLLGPIVYAFVLSFQEWNLFLGTGELYWTEIYGVRLPVGNYADILQPWPWANDWASLSSPSYSLWWFAVRNTVLYTAVVVPVQIVGGFLVALALDSRIRGKKVYRAAYFLPVMLSAAASGVIWRWVLSENGVINEFLRPLGLAYGWANSPDTALGALMLIGLWGGIGFNMILYLAGLQNIPDELYEAARIDGANGLQRIRHVTWPNLRNTHFFVTVLAIIGTFQVFGIALAFAEGGPARATTTIVVLIYETAFVQSSFGRATAMAFLLFAVVFVFSYFRYRLEQQEEVSY
- a CDS encoding archaea-specific SMC-related protein yields the protein MTSQNSLFQKAQLRARNIGGISETTVELDDGVSVLTGRNATNRTSLLQAFMAALGSESASLKADADEGEVELELNGETYTRQLRRAGNTVVTDGDPYLEDPEPAELFAFLLESNPARRTVTTEGDLREIMLQPVDTDEIEAEIAQLTAEKDQITDELERLESLKRDLPDLERQRTDIENQIEEKRAELEAVKAEIEETEAEADDQHAESDELEEKLEELRERRSELEDVRFDLETERESLAALREEREGIKAERDALSESDAMDQEAINEEIDRLQRQSQSIDTVVNQLQSIVQFNEEMLEGSHPEIRELLAEGDDASGSSSDGTVTDALLEEEDEETVRCWTCGSEVQRSEIEGTIERLRSLQEQKRSERTDLEERIKSLRTDRREIEQTERKRRQLRDRLADVENEIDRREGRLEELTERQEQLETEIDALEDEAAELEAEAEPEENEDGDEESLLELNQRANELEFSLGRLERELETTTEEIEEIESALEEQDDLEARREEIRDELEDLRTRIDRIEREAVESFNEHMDTVLEILEYENIDRIWIERVGQTVR
- a CDS encoding carbohydrate ABC transporter permease — protein: MPKSNYEYPGYERSGIRYWSKTTLLYGSVTLGALLWSLPFWWMVSTALSADPTAGGVSLLPQSVTLANFEELFATQPVGRWFLNTILFAGTVTAFNLVFDSLAGYALAKIEFVGREKLFLLFVATIMVPAMVTLIPVYILLSNLGWVNTYQGLIAPMIANPLGIFLLRQHFKNLPSALGDAAKIDGCNEFQTFYRVYLPLAKPALATLGIYTFVTTWKNFEWPLIIASDRSMYTLPVALFTVRNQYFTEWGLVMAAAAVIVLPVIAVFLSAQRYFIRGMTLSGMKG